One genomic region from Pyxicephalus adspersus chromosome 1, UCB_Pads_2.0, whole genome shotgun sequence encodes:
- the RHOG gene encoding rho-related GTP-binding protein RhoG isoform X2 — protein sequence MQTIKCVVVGDGAVGKTCLLICYTTNAFPKEYIPTVFDNYSAQSTVDGKTVSLNLWDTAGQEEYDRLRTLSYPQTNVFIICFSIASPPSYENVKHKWYPEVGHHCPNIPMLLVGTKKDLRTNPDVIKKLKEQNQQPITYQQGVSLSKQIHAVKYMECSALNQEGIKEVFSESVRAVLNPNPVKKKSPCFIL from the coding sequence ATGCAGACTATTAAGTGTGTGGTGGTTGGAGATGGAGCTGTGGGGAAAACGTGTCTTCTCATCTGTTATACAACCAATGCCTTCCCCAAGGAGTATATCCCCACTGTGTTTGACAATTACAGTGCCCAAAGTACAGTGGATGGAAAAACGGTGAGCCTAAACCTGTGGGATACGGCTGGCCAAGAAGAGTATGACCGACTAAGGACATTGTCTTACCCTCAGACCAATGTCTTCATCATCTGCTTCTCCATCGCCAGTCCACCATCTTATGAGAATGTAAAGCACAAGTGGTATCCTGAAGTAGGCCACCATTGTCCTAACATTCCTATGCTACTGGTGGGTACCAAGAAAGATCTAAGAACCAACCCTGATGTCATCAAAAAGCTAAAGGAGCAGAACCAGCAACCAATCACCTACCAGCAAGGTGTCAGCTTGTCCAAGCAAATTCACGCAGTGAAGTACATGGAATGCTCAGCACTCAACCAAGAAGGCATCAAGGAAGTTTTCTCGGAGTCTGTGAGAGCCGTTCTCAACCCAAACCCAGTAAAAAAGAAGAGTCCATGCTTCATACTGTGA
- the RHOG gene encoding rho-related GTP-binding protein RhoG isoform X1 produces MTRFLRLHPTETMQTIKCVVVGDGAVGKTCLLICYTTNAFPKEYIPTVFDNYSAQSTVDGKTVSLNLWDTAGQEEYDRLRTLSYPQTNVFIICFSIASPPSYENVKHKWYPEVGHHCPNIPMLLVGTKKDLRTNPDVIKKLKEQNQQPITYQQGVSLSKQIHAVKYMECSALNQEGIKEVFSESVRAVLNPNPVKKKSPCFIL; encoded by the coding sequence GTTTCTGAGACTGCACCCAACAGAAACAATGCAGACTATTAAGTGTGTGGTGGTTGGAGATGGAGCTGTGGGGAAAACGTGTCTTCTCATCTGTTATACAACCAATGCCTTCCCCAAGGAGTATATCCCCACTGTGTTTGACAATTACAGTGCCCAAAGTACAGTGGATGGAAAAACGGTGAGCCTAAACCTGTGGGATACGGCTGGCCAAGAAGAGTATGACCGACTAAGGACATTGTCTTACCCTCAGACCAATGTCTTCATCATCTGCTTCTCCATCGCCAGTCCACCATCTTATGAGAATGTAAAGCACAAGTGGTATCCTGAAGTAGGCCACCATTGTCCTAACATTCCTATGCTACTGGTGGGTACCAAGAAAGATCTAAGAACCAACCCTGATGTCATCAAAAAGCTAAAGGAGCAGAACCAGCAACCAATCACCTACCAGCAAGGTGTCAGCTTGTCCAAGCAAATTCACGCAGTGAAGTACATGGAATGCTCAGCACTCAACCAAGAAGGCATCAAGGAAGTTTTCTCGGAGTCTGTGAGAGCCGTTCTCAACCCAAACCCAGTAAAAAAGAAGAGTCCATGCTTCATACTGTGA